A stretch of Lentibacillus sp. JNUCC-1 DNA encodes these proteins:
- a CDS encoding LysR family transcriptional regulator, whose product MKLKLLKYFFAVTEELHFSRAADQLGISQPTLSQQIRNLEGELNTVLFHRDGGKVEITDTGYILLKHVNRILLEIDQATKSIEDFNKTTRGEIRVGCSGNQLLFEPMLNFHKQFPHVKVSISVLKTEKTIERLLNSSIDLGVVFLPAYHEQLETIPLFSANLHAITSINHEVPSQKKVDLKYLSQYPLFFMPAQYYIRQVIDLYCESKGFKLNPTVESPDVYSLIKMATLNEGFTILPKIYINPSNRDNTLALEIEEELPSLQVGVIFKKGMYTSPVVKAFIKHIENTYVSKSV is encoded by the coding sequence ATGAAACTAAAGTTGCTGAAATATTTTTTTGCTGTTACAGAAGAACTTCATTTTAGTCGTGCTGCAGACCAACTAGGCATCTCACAGCCAACACTCAGCCAGCAAATTAGAAATTTAGAAGGCGAGCTAAATACAGTTTTATTTCACCGAGACGGCGGGAAGGTCGAGATAACGGATACAGGCTATATTCTATTAAAGCATGTTAATCGTATTTTGTTGGAAATCGACCAAGCAACTAAATCCATAGAGGATTTTAATAAAACTACCCGCGGCGAAATTCGCGTGGGATGTTCAGGAAACCAATTGCTATTTGAACCAATGCTCAACTTTCACAAGCAATTTCCCCATGTCAAAGTTTCAATATCTGTTTTAAAAACTGAAAAGACAATCGAAAGGCTATTAAATTCTTCGATTGATTTGGGTGTTGTTTTTTTGCCTGCATACCATGAGCAGCTCGAAACAATACCATTATTTTCAGCAAATTTACATGCAATCACTTCGATTAACCATGAAGTTCCTTCACAAAAAAAGGTTGATTTAAAGTATCTATCTCAATATCCATTATTTTTCATGCCGGCTCAATATTACATTAGACAGGTCATAGATCTATATTGTGAGAGTAAGGGGTTCAAATTAAATCCAACAGTTGAATCGCCGGATGTGTATTCGCTTATTAAAATGGCGACTCTTAATGAGGGTTTTACAATACTGCCGAAGATTTATATCAACCCTTCAAACAGAGATAATACGCTTGCATTGGAAATTGAGGAGGAACTGCCATCGCTTCAAGTTGGAGTTATATTTAAAAAAGGCATGTATACCTCACCTGTTGTTAAAGCGTTTATTAAACACATTGAAAATACTTATGTATCTAAATCCGTATAA
- a CDS encoding thiamine pyrophosphate-requiring protein, whose amino-acid sequence MNKYTTSMAFLEALQEAGVSYLFSNFGSDHPALIEALAAGEKEEKDLPRVVMCPHEMVAISAAHGYAQVTGKPQAVIVHVECGTQNLGAGLHNAWKGEVPILIFAGKSPYTQEGELLGSRNEFIQWIQDVPDQGGIVRGYMKYINEIQTGLNVKQLVYRSLQISQTTPKGPVYLMGAREVMEEEIPKATDLDIDQWKPVAPAALPPGEVTTIIEDLLKAKNPLVVTSYLGRNKKAVTELVSFCERMAVPILESVPSYMNFPPDNTLHMGYQWNTKKQNEVLENADFILVVNSTVPWIPLKNKPLKEAIVYYIDDNPLKDQTPLWYIPSKQFFAADAETALKQLNEKLEQITLEDDIVVSRRAKVKELNLQKVKAQKEAEQLSDNTMTPEYVLACIRQVSDENTIIINELISSYDVSYQHLNMNQPGSVFTSGGGGLGWNGGAAIGAKLADPSKMVINLTGDGSYIFSVPSAVYWMARKYQTPFLTIIFNNEGWLSPKLSTLGIHPEGVGYQTKQFFTDFTPVSDLSKIAEAAGGAFALKVTQANELTNALKKAIEAVHSGQNAVLDVYLPSVKNYGNK is encoded by the coding sequence TTGAATAAATATACAACAAGTATGGCTTTTTTGGAAGCTCTCCAAGAAGCCGGTGTCTCGTATTTGTTTTCAAACTTTGGAAGTGATCATCCAGCATTGATTGAGGCACTTGCTGCAGGAGAAAAAGAAGAGAAAGACTTACCGCGTGTCGTTATGTGCCCGCACGAAATGGTAGCGATCAGTGCTGCACATGGTTATGCACAAGTTACGGGTAAGCCTCAGGCTGTTATCGTTCATGTTGAGTGCGGGACACAGAATTTAGGTGCGGGTCTCCATAATGCATGGAAGGGTGAAGTTCCTATTTTAATATTTGCCGGAAAATCACCTTACACACAAGAAGGTGAGTTACTGGGAAGCAGGAATGAATTTATTCAATGGATACAGGATGTTCCTGATCAAGGTGGAATTGTAAGAGGATATATGAAGTATATCAATGAGATTCAAACAGGTTTAAATGTAAAACAATTGGTTTATCGATCTTTGCAGATTTCCCAAACGACCCCCAAAGGTCCAGTATATCTTATGGGGGCTCGCGAAGTAATGGAAGAAGAAATTCCGAAAGCGACGGATTTAGATATAGATCAGTGGAAACCTGTAGCGCCTGCTGCTTTACCTCCTGGAGAAGTTACTACAATTATAGAAGATTTATTAAAAGCAAAAAACCCTTTGGTTGTGACGTCTTATCTAGGACGAAACAAGAAGGCTGTTACAGAACTCGTTTCTTTTTGCGAAAGAATGGCTGTACCTATATTAGAATCCGTACCTTCTTATATGAATTTTCCACCTGATAACACTCTTCACATGGGTTATCAATGGAATACAAAAAAACAAAATGAGGTATTAGAAAATGCTGATTTCATACTGGTCGTAAACAGCACAGTCCCTTGGATACCTTTAAAAAATAAACCTTTAAAAGAGGCGATTGTTTATTATATTGACGATAATCCTTTGAAAGACCAAACACCACTTTGGTATATTCCTTCAAAACAATTTTTTGCAGCAGATGCAGAAACAGCCTTAAAGCAGTTAAATGAAAAGTTAGAGCAAATAACATTGGAAGATGACATTGTTGTAAGTAGAAGGGCAAAAGTTAAAGAGCTTAACCTTCAGAAAGTAAAAGCCCAAAAAGAGGCTGAACAACTTAGTGATAATACAATGACTCCTGAGTATGTTCTTGCGTGCATAAGGCAAGTAAGTGACGAAAACACTATTATTATCAATGAACTTATATCGAGCTATGATGTCTCTTATCAACATTTAAATATGAATCAGCCCGGATCTGTGTTTACAAGTGGGGGAGGTGGACTTGGCTGGAATGGCGGGGCAGCGATTGGGGCTAAGTTAGCTGATCCATCAAAAATGGTTATCAATCTTACTGGTGATGGCAGTTATATTTTTAGTGTCCCATCAGCGGTTTATTGGATGGCTCGAAAGTATCAAACTCCTTTTTTAACCATTATTTTTAACAATGAAGGCTGGCTATCTCCAAAGTTGTCAACATTAGGTATTCATCCGGAGGGCGTAGGGTATCAAACAAAACAATTTTTCACGGATTTCACCCCTGTATCAGATTTATCAAAAATAGCTGAGGCAGCAGGGGGAGCTTTTGCTTTAAAAGTCACCCAAGCAAATGAGTTAACAAACGCTTTGAAAAAAGCGATCGAAGCGGTTCATTCAGGTCAAAATGCTGTATTAGATGTTTATTTACCCTCAGTCAAGAATTATGGGAATAAATAA